Proteins encoded in a region of the Sphingomonas japonica genome:
- a CDS encoding lasso peptide biosynthesis B2 protein, with translation MDERPPRRDNARITWVVRAQTAAAATGTAAKPATLFQLWREERRAARRLRTGIGAGLDLLASVARGEERPRAQQALVTASWRARRLWSAEDRCLPRSIALARVLRAEGSGAKLVLGVTGQPFATHAWVQDGDVVLNDTRDHVRLFMPLLIA, from the coding sequence GTGGACGAACGGCCACCCCGCCGCGACAACGCCCGGATCACCTGGGTCGTGCGCGCCCAGACCGCCGCGGCTGCGACCGGCACGGCCGCCAAACCGGCGACGCTCTTCCAGCTCTGGCGCGAGGAACGACGCGCGGCCCGCCGCCTGCGCACCGGGATCGGGGCCGGGCTCGACCTGCTCGCATCGGTGGCCCGCGGGGAAGAGCGCCCAAGGGCGCAGCAGGCGCTGGTCACGGCCAGCTGGCGGGCGCGGCGACTGTGGTCGGCGGAGGACCGGTGCCTGCCGCGGTCGATCGCGCTCGCCCGAGTATTGCGGGCAGAGGGAAGCGGCGCCAAGCTCGTCCTGGGAGTGACGGGGCAACCGTTCGCGACGCATGCCTGGGTGCAGGACGGCGACGTCGTACTCAATGACACCCGCGATCACGTCCGGCTCTTCATGCCCCTCCTGATCGCATGA
- a CDS encoding DUF481 domain-containing protein — translation MPVLLTPLALAAVIAAPAQAQDPVPLSPELQAMLDAAMASGNEGEVNTIVKYAKQLRLVSAEQLAKIADDWKAARAEAATRRLREAEFFELVKGRAQIGGFATTGNSQNIGVTGTLDLTREGLAWRHKLRLQADYQESFNVTTREHYLAAYEPNYKVNDRLYVYGAAQYESDRFFGYNHRISNSVGAGYTAVRSGDLTLNLELGPAFRYTDFTDDSVERNFAARGSVDLDWRLSSAVSINHDTSAYLQSANSTVASTSALNAKLFGPFSAQLSYAIQFESMPPVGRQTLDTTTRAALVVDF, via the coding sequence GTGCCAGTATTGCTTACCCCCCTCGCGCTCGCCGCGGTGATCGCAGCTCCCGCCCAGGCGCAGGATCCGGTCCCGTTGTCCCCAGAATTGCAGGCGATGCTCGACGCGGCGATGGCGTCCGGCAACGAGGGCGAGGTCAACACCATCGTCAAATACGCCAAGCAGTTGCGGCTGGTCAGTGCCGAACAGCTGGCCAAGATCGCCGACGACTGGAAAGCCGCACGCGCCGAGGCAGCGACGCGGCGGCTGCGCGAGGCGGAGTTCTTCGAACTGGTCAAGGGTCGCGCGCAGATCGGCGGCTTTGCCACCACCGGCAACTCGCAGAATATCGGTGTCACCGGCACGCTCGACCTGACCCGCGAAGGGCTGGCCTGGCGGCACAAGCTGCGGCTGCAGGCGGACTATCAGGAAAGTTTCAACGTCACCACGCGCGAGCATTACCTCGCTGCGTACGAACCCAACTACAAAGTCAACGACCGGCTCTACGTCTATGGCGCCGCGCAGTACGAGAGCGACCGCTTCTTCGGCTACAACCACCGCATCTCGAACTCGGTCGGTGCCGGCTATACCGCGGTGCGATCGGGCGACCTGACGCTCAACCTCGAGCTTGGCCCGGCATTTCGCTACACCGACTTCACCGACGACAGCGTCGAGCGCAATTTCGCGGCGCGCGGGTCGGTCGATCTCGACTGGCGCTTGTCGTCGGCGGTCAGCATCAACCACGATACATCCGCCTATCTGCAAAGCGCCAATTCCACCGTAGCGAGCACGTCGGCGCTCAACGCCAAGCTGTTCGGGCCGTTCTCGGCGCAGCTGTCCTATGCGATCCAGTTCGAAAGCATGCCGCCGGTCGGGCGCCAGACGCTCGACACCACCACCCGCGCGGCGCTGGTCGTCGATTTCTGA
- a CDS encoding RNA pyrophosphohydrolase — MTDPIDRTNLPYRPCAGAMLLNRHGQVFVGQRLDSVLEAWQMPQGGIDPGEAPLAAAIREIGEETGIAPRYVELIAQAPDELEYDLPDDLIGKVWKGKWRGQRQRWFLFAFTGEDSDIDIATPEPEFRAWRWVEPAELPDLIVPFKRALYQTLLEVFEQPLRTRGRLSDHPIP; from the coding sequence ATGACCGATCCGATCGACAGGACCAACCTTCCTTATCGCCCGTGCGCCGGGGCGATGCTGCTCAACCGGCACGGCCAGGTATTCGTCGGGCAACGGCTCGATTCGGTGCTCGAGGCATGGCAGATGCCGCAAGGTGGTATCGATCCCGGAGAGGCGCCGCTGGCGGCGGCGATCCGCGAGATCGGCGAGGAGACCGGCATCGCCCCGCGGTACGTCGAGCTGATCGCCCAAGCCCCCGACGAGCTGGAATATGACCTGCCCGACGATCTGATCGGCAAGGTATGGAAAGGCAAATGGCGCGGCCAGCGCCAGCGCTGGTTCCTGTTCGCCTTCACCGGCGAGGACAGCGACATCGATATCGCCACCCCCGAACCCGAATTCCGCGCCTGGCGCTGGGTCGAACCGGCCGAGCTTCCCGACCTGATCGTTCCGTTCAAGCGCGCGCTGTACCAGACGCTGCTGGAGGTTTTCGAACAACCGCTACGCACGCGGGGCCGTTTATCCGATCATCCGATTCCGTAG
- a CDS encoding benenodin family lasso peptide codes for MRNEHENELIDLGDAVAETKGTAILGQVDPLSGYRSGAGFSNED; via the coding sequence ATGCGCAATGAACATGAAAACGAGCTGATCGATCTGGGCGACGCCGTCGCCGAAACCAAGGGCACCGCGATCCTCGGCCAGGTCGATCCGCTCAGCGGATACCGGTCGGGTGCCGGGTTCTCGAACGAGGATTGA
- a CDS encoding N-succinylarginine dihydrolase has product MLREINFDGLIGPSHNYAGLSPGNLAATRSRGATSSPRAAALEGIAKMRANLALGLVQGILLPPPRPDHRWLAALGTEYPAAEPHLQAQALSASSMWAANAATVSPAPDTADGKCHLTVANLVTMPHRSHEWPDMLAQLRRAFAHRDFVVHAPVPAPFGDEGAANHMRLCAAHDAPGVEIFVYGVAGGPFPARQHVEASKAVARVHGLDPARTVFAEQSEAAIAAGAFHNDVVAVANERVLFAHELAFADKAALFGALARIMPEVQIVEVPADRISLAEAIASYLFNAQLVTLPQGGQALILPSEARDNRAVWSWLEEMVAGNGPIRQLEVVDVRQSMANGGGPACLRLRVVADPDTIDPQFLVDDARLDRIAAVVEAHWPEAIAHDAIGDGALIGRIEAAHAALLEALDLVGLFDS; this is encoded by the coding sequence ATGCTGCGCGAGATCAATTTCGACGGCCTGATCGGGCCGAGCCACAATTATGCCGGGCTGAGCCCCGGCAATCTGGCAGCGACGCGCAGCCGCGGCGCCACCTCGTCCCCGCGTGCCGCCGCGCTGGAGGGGATCGCCAAGATGCGCGCCAATCTCGCGCTCGGACTGGTACAGGGCATCCTGCTGCCGCCGCCGCGCCCCGACCATCGCTGGCTCGCCGCGCTCGGCACCGAGTACCCCGCGGCCGAACCGCATCTCCAGGCGCAGGCGCTGTCGGCGTCGTCGATGTGGGCCGCCAATGCCGCGACGGTCTCCCCCGCGCCCGACACCGCCGACGGCAAATGCCATCTGACCGTCGCCAATCTGGTGACGATGCCGCATCGCAGCCACGAATGGCCCGACATGCTGGCGCAGCTGCGGCGGGCATTCGCGCACCGCGACTTCGTCGTTCACGCCCCGGTGCCGGCGCCGTTCGGCGACGAGGGCGCGGCGAACCATATGCGGCTGTGCGCCGCGCACGACGCGCCGGGCGTCGAGATTTTCGTCTACGGCGTTGCCGGCGGCCCCTTCCCCGCGCGCCAGCATGTCGAGGCGAGCAAGGCGGTGGCGCGGGTGCACGGCCTCGATCCCGCCCGCACCGTGTTCGCCGAACAGTCCGAAGCGGCGATTGCGGCCGGAGCCTTCCACAACGACGTCGTTGCGGTCGCCAACGAACGCGTGCTGTTCGCGCACGAGCTGGCCTTTGCCGACAAGGCGGCATTGTTCGGCGCCCTCGCCAGGATCATGCCGGAAGTCCAGATAGTCGAGGTTCCCGCCGACCGCATCAGCCTGGCCGAGGCGATCGCCTCCTATCTGTTCAACGCACAGCTGGTCACGCTGCCGCAGGGAGGCCAGGCGCTGATCCTGCCGAGCGAGGCGCGCGACAACCGCGCCGTGTGGTCGTGGCTCGAGGAGATGGTCGCGGGCAACGGCCCGATCCGGCAGCTCGAGGTGGTCGATGTCCGCCAGTCGATGGCCAATGGCGGAGGGCCGGCATGCCTGCGGCTGCGCGTCGTCGCCGATCCGGATACGATCGATCCGCAATTCCTGGTCGACGACGCCCGGCTCGACCGGATCGCGGCGGTCGTCGAGGCGCATTGGCCCGAGGCGATCGCGCACGATGCGATCGGTGACGGCGCGCTGATCGGCCGCATCGAGGCGGCGCATGCGGCGCTGCTCGAGGCGCTCGATCTTGTCGGGTTATTTGACAGTTAA
- a CDS encoding SAM-dependent methyltransferase, producing the protein MGTILNRGRDAGRARQALAAGIALPLATPLFHRLLDRIDRGLAHGSIEAILPDGSARSLGGRGPGPFTIVELRDWRALWRLATRGSAGWYESWVAGEWVASDLVALFTLFVRNRETLGGAGRAHGWTRRLLRRGHHARRNDLAGARQNIEYHYDLGNDFYRAWLDPGMTYSSARFATPDESLEAAQARKLQAILDRTGTRPGDTILEIGCGWGSFAELAARAGRRVHCLTLSLEQARHVEARMAAAGLDGVTVEVADYRSVTGSYDAVASIEMVEAVGQEYWPEYLATIARVLRPGGRAALQYIAIDDAIFEAYAANVDFIQTYVFPGGMLLSERRFAAIAAQHGLSWKDRDGFGSDYAETCRRWRAAFDRAETEGRLPGDLGRDFRDLWRYYLVYCEGGFLGGGIDVAQVTMIKGE; encoded by the coding sequence ATGGGGACCATACTTAACCGGGGACGCGACGCGGGACGGGCGCGCCAGGCGCTGGCCGCCGGCATCGCGCTGCCGCTGGCGACGCCGCTGTTCCACCGCTTGCTCGATCGCATCGACCGCGGGCTGGCGCACGGCAGCATCGAGGCGATCCTGCCCGACGGCTCCGCGCGCTCGCTGGGCGGGCGAGGGCCGGGGCCGTTCACCATCGTCGAGCTGCGCGACTGGCGCGCGCTGTGGCGGCTGGCGACGCGCGGGTCGGCGGGCTGGTACGAAAGCTGGGTTGCGGGCGAATGGGTCGCGTCCGACCTCGTCGCGCTGTTCACGCTGTTCGTGCGCAACCGCGAAACGCTGGGCGGGGCAGGGCGCGCGCACGGCTGGACCCGGCGGCTGCTGCGCCGCGGCCACCATGCCCGGCGCAACGATCTCGCAGGGGCGCGGCAGAACATCGAATATCATTACGACCTCGGCAACGACTTCTACCGCGCCTGGCTCGATCCCGGCATGACCTATTCGTCGGCGCGGTTCGCCACCCCGGACGAATCGCTCGAGGCCGCGCAGGCGCGCAAGCTGCAGGCGATCCTCGACCGCACCGGGACCCGCCCGGGCGATACGATCCTCGAAATCGGTTGCGGGTGGGGATCGTTCGCCGAACTCGCCGCACGCGCCGGACGCCGGGTCCATTGCCTGACGCTGTCGCTCGAACAGGCGCGGCATGTCGAGGCGCGGATGGCGGCGGCGGGACTGGACGGCGTGACGGTCGAGGTTGCCGACTATCGCAGCGTCACCGGCTCCTATGACGCGGTCGCCAGCATCGAGATGGTCGAGGCGGTCGGCCAGGAATATTGGCCCGAATATCTCGCGACGATCGCGCGCGTGCTGCGACCCGGCGGCCGCGCAGCGCTGCAATATATCGCGATCGACGACGCCATCTTCGAGGCTTATGCGGCCAATGTCGATTTTATCCAGACCTATGTTTTCCCAGGCGGAATGCTGCTTTCCGAAAGGCGTTTCGCAGCGATTGCTGCGCAGCATGGATTGAGTTGGAAGGACCGCGACGGCTTCGGTTCAGATTACGCCGAAACCTGCAGGCGGTGGCGCGCGGCTTTCGACCGGGCCGAAACCGAAGGTCGTCTTCCCGGCGACCTCGGCCGCGACTTCCGGGACTTGTGGCGTTATTATCTGGTGTATTGCGAAGGCGGTTTCCTGGGCGGCGGCATCGATGTCGCGCAGGTGACGATGATCAAGGGGGAATGA
- a CDS encoding cryptochrome/photolyase family protein, which yields MTDPVLVWFRRDLRLSDQAALLAACGDGPVIPVYVLDDETPKHRAMGGASRWWLHHSLAALDASLRDKGSRLILRRGKSAEVLAKLGEDTGAGRVHALRHYEPWWRNAESAVAKALDLVCHDGNYLAPPGSITSGSGDPYKIYTPFWRALKQTMPPADPAQRPRDIPAPAHWPKSDRLSDWDLLPTRPDWASAFGDEWTPGEEGARARVARFLDRADDYDATRNLPSIEGSSRLSPHLHFGEVSPGYVWHRTMDAGGSVDVFLGELGWRDYAQNVILQFPDYAAKNARDKFDALPWRGGKAASADLKAWHQGRTGYPIVDAGMRQLWTTGWMHNRVRMIAASFLIKHLLIDWREGERWFWDCLVDADYGSNATNWQWVSGTGIDSNMFVRIMAPLVQSPKFDAGDYIRQWVPELAGVKGDAIHDPEDAGERPDCYPKKIIGHREARERALQAARKAR from the coding sequence ATGACTGATCCCGTCCTTGTCTGGTTCCGCCGCGACCTGCGCCTGTCCGACCAGGCGGCGTTGCTTGCGGCGTGCGGCGACGGGCCGGTGATCCCGGTCTATGTCCTCGACGACGAGACTCCGAAGCATCGCGCGATGGGCGGCGCATCGCGCTGGTGGCTCCACCACAGCCTCGCCGCGCTCGACGCCAGCCTGCGCGACAAGGGGTCACGGCTGATCCTGCGCCGCGGCAAGTCGGCCGAGGTGCTGGCAAAGCTCGGCGAGGACACCGGCGCGGGCCGCGTCCACGCGCTCCGCCACTATGAACCCTGGTGGCGCAATGCCGAGAGTGCCGTGGCCAAGGCGCTCGACCTCGTCTGCCATGACGGCAATTACCTCGCCCCGCCGGGGTCGATCACCAGCGGCAGCGGCGATCCCTACAAGATCTACACGCCGTTCTGGCGCGCGCTCAAGCAGACCATGCCGCCCGCCGATCCCGCCCAACGCCCGCGCGACATCCCGGCGCCGGCGCACTGGCCCAAGTCCGATCGCCTGTCCGACTGGGACCTGCTGCCGACCAGGCCCGACTGGGCATCTGCCTTCGGCGACGAATGGACCCCCGGCGAGGAAGGCGCGCGTGCGCGGGTCGCTCGCTTCCTTGATCGCGCGGACGATTATGACGCGACGCGCAACCTTCCGTCGATCGAGGGCAGCTCGCGCCTGTCGCCACATTTGCACTTCGGCGAGGTGTCGCCCGGCTATGTCTGGCATCGCACGATGGATGCGGGCGGATCGGTCGATGTGTTCCTCGGCGAGCTCGGCTGGCGCGACTATGCGCAGAACGTCATCCTGCAGTTTCCCGACTATGCCGCCAAGAATGCCCGCGACAAGTTCGACGCGCTGCCCTGGCGCGGCGGCAAGGCGGCGAGCGCGGATCTGAAGGCGTGGCATCAGGGCCGCACCGGCTATCCGATCGTCGATGCCGGGATGCGCCAGCTGTGGACGACCGGCTGGATGCACAATCGCGTCCGCATGATCGCGGCCAGCTTCCTCATCAAGCATCTGCTGATCGACTGGCGTGAGGGCGAGCGCTGGTTCTGGGACTGTCTGGTCGATGCCGACTACGGATCGAACGCCACCAACTGGCAATGGGTATCGGGCACCGGCATCGATTCGAACATGTTCGTGCGCATCATGGCGCCGCTGGTGCAGTCGCCCAAATTCGATGCCGGCGACTATATCCGGCAATGGGTGCCCGAACTTGCCGGCGTGAAGGGCGACGCGATCCACGATCCGGAGGATGCCGGCGAGCGGCCGGACTGCTATCCCAAGAAGATCATCGGCCACCGCGAGGCACGCGAGCGGGCACTGCAGGCGGCGCGCAAGGCCCGATAA
- a CDS encoding arginine N-succinyltransferase encodes MSFVLRAARDEDLQHLYEMAKLTGGGFTNLPPDRKSLAAKLARSHDAFARSGDSVIDELFLLVLENVETGDVRGTCQIFTKVGERWPFYSYRLGTLTKHSEELGRTFRAETLSVVNDLEGCSEVGGLFLHPGERAGGLGMLLARSRYLFIRAHRARFADRILAELRGVIDEAGGSPFWDGVAGRFFGMSFQEADEFNAIHGNQFIADLMPRHPIYTAMLPESARAAIGLPHPSGRAAMRMLENEGFAFENYVDIFDGGPTMTARVDQVKTVREASDAAVEAIGDAAEDAIVATGTLASFRAASGRVARGEDGVVLDPDTARVLGVGIGDTVTQVAR; translated from the coding sequence ATGAGTTTCGTGCTTCGCGCCGCGCGCGACGAGGATCTGCAGCACCTTTATGAGATGGCGAAGCTGACCGGGGGCGGCTTCACCAACCTGCCGCCCGATCGGAAATCGCTGGCAGCCAAGCTGGCGCGCAGCCATGACGCATTTGCGCGCAGCGGCGACAGCGTCATCGACGAACTGTTCCTGCTCGTGCTCGAAAATGTCGAGACCGGCGACGTGCGCGGCACTTGCCAGATCTTCACCAAGGTCGGCGAGCGCTGGCCGTTCTACAGCTATCGTCTCGGCACGCTGACCAAGCATAGCGAGGAACTGGGCCGTACCTTCCGCGCCGAGACGCTGAGCGTGGTCAACGACCTCGAAGGGTGTAGCGAAGTCGGCGGCCTGTTCCTGCATCCGGGCGAACGTGCTGGCGGGCTTGGGATGCTGCTTGCCCGGTCGCGCTACCTGTTCATTCGCGCGCATCGGGCGCGGTTCGCCGACCGCATCCTCGCCGAGTTGCGCGGCGTGATCGACGAGGCGGGCGGGTCGCCGTTCTGGGACGGGGTCGCCGGACGCTTCTTCGGGATGAGCTTCCAGGAGGCCGACGAATTCAACGCGATCCATGGCAACCAGTTCATCGCCGACCTGATGCCGCGCCACCCCATCTATACCGCGATGCTGCCCGAAAGCGCGCGTGCCGCGATCGGGCTGCCGCATCCCAGCGGGCGCGCGGCGATGCGGATGCTCGAGAATGAGGGATTCGCGTTCGAGAATTATGTCGACATCTTCGACGGCGGCCCGACCATGACCGCGCGCGTCGATCAGGTGAAGACGGTGCGCGAGGCCAGCGACGCCGCGGTCGAGGCGATCGGCGATGCGGCCGAGGATGCGATCGTCGCGACCGGAACGCTCGCCAGCTTCCGCGCGGCAAGCGGACGCGTTGCCCGCGGCGAGGATGGCGTCGTGCTCGATCCTGACACCGCCCGCGTGCTGGGCGTCGGCATCGGCGACACCGTCACGCAGGTCGCGCGCTGA
- a CDS encoding GntR family transcriptional regulator: MGASTKEGTAKVESRCTGPDQPARSIAKADDDCRLPRACPPALPQLDDRLGALARLEPIRDRLGLPAVAPARQTCTRSVPTPFGVRGRSSVVDGATAERVHTQLKAAIMAGAVSMHARLDIAELAGQFAVGTTPVREAAMRLWGEQLLEVHPKGGLRAVLATEARLRGLLDLNERLATAAIASAVATVDRAPSAATSVEARARAIFRTIAARTGNPALVTFIEGLSDRLAVFRTRELEIMEDADGDLNLLEAALHDATQMRRALRRYHRRRLANAPEFVWAATANSIAGGV; encoded by the coding sequence ATGGGGGCAAGCACGAAGGAAGGTACGGCTAAGGTCGAAAGTCGGTGCACAGGCCCCGACCAGCCCGCTCGTAGCATTGCAAAAGCTGACGACGATTGCCGCTTGCCCCGCGCGTGCCCCCCCGCCCTTCCCCAACTCGACGATCGCCTTGGCGCGTTGGCGCGGTTAGAGCCAATTCGAGACCGATTGGGTTTGCCTGCGGTCGCGCCGGCGCGCCAAACGTGTACCCGAAGCGTGCCGACCCCCTTTGGGGTCCGCGGGAGGTCGTCAGTGGTGGATGGAGCAACCGCCGAACGTGTTCACACGCAGTTGAAGGCAGCGATCATGGCTGGCGCGGTCAGCATGCACGCCAGGCTCGATATAGCCGAACTCGCCGGGCAATTCGCGGTCGGCACAACCCCGGTACGCGAGGCAGCGATGCGGCTTTGGGGCGAGCAGCTGCTTGAGGTTCATCCCAAGGGCGGGTTGCGCGCGGTCTTGGCTACCGAGGCCCGGTTGCGCGGGCTGCTCGACCTCAATGAACGGCTGGCCACCGCGGCGATCGCCAGCGCGGTCGCGACGGTAGACCGCGCGCCGAGCGCCGCGACTTCTGTCGAAGCCCGGGCGCGTGCGATCTTCCGTACGATCGCCGCGCGCACCGGCAATCCGGCATTGGTCACGTTCATCGAGGGACTGAGTGACCGATTGGCCGTCTTTCGAACGCGAGAACTCGAAATTATGGAAGACGCGGACGGCGACCTCAATCTGCTTGAAGCCGCTCTGCACGATGCGACGCAGATGCGGCGGGCGCTGCGCCGCTATCATCGCCGCCGCCTCGCAAACGCGCCGGAGTTTGTCTGGGCAGCCACCGCCAATTCCATTGCGGGCGGTGTCTGA
- a CDS encoding histone deacetylase, translated as MIAVVHHPDYVAPAPSRSGYQWNKNGLVRDLLAHGDAALDWQVPAPMPRVWLEAVHDPDYVEEVIAAQVPAIKQRRIGFAVTPQVALRAQVVPGGTYLAACIALERGFAANTAGGSHHALADTGAGFCVFNDLAIAAVRLTREGRAARVLIVDCDVHQGDGTAALTAGRTDIATYSIHADKNFPVRKARSTRDVALPDGVGDDAYLTTLAETLLPLVDDFTPDLILYQAGVDPFEGDRLGRLALTRDGLVRRDRWIAQTFARRAIPLASALGGGYGSDALEVAHRHVASILTLGAAYAAAIPEPA; from the coding sequence GTGATCGCGGTTGTCCACCATCCCGACTATGTCGCACCCGCGCCATCGCGCAGCGGCTATCAATGGAACAAGAACGGGCTGGTCCGCGACCTGCTCGCGCATGGCGATGCCGCGCTCGACTGGCAGGTTCCCGCTCCGATGCCCCGCGTGTGGCTCGAGGCGGTTCACGATCCGGACTATGTCGAGGAAGTGATTGCCGCGCAGGTGCCCGCGATCAAGCAGCGGCGCATTGGCTTTGCGGTCACCCCGCAAGTCGCGCTGCGCGCGCAGGTGGTGCCCGGCGGCACCTATCTCGCCGCATGCATCGCGCTGGAACGCGGGTTCGCCGCGAACACCGCCGGCGGCAGCCACCATGCGCTGGCCGATACGGGCGCGGGCTTTTGCGTGTTCAACGATCTCGCCATCGCCGCGGTCCGGCTGACCCGGGAGGGGCGCGCCGCGCGCGTGCTGATCGTCGATTGCGACGTGCATCAGGGCGACGGCACCGCCGCGCTGACTGCCGGCCGCACCGACATCGCCACCTATTCGATCCATGCCGACAAGAATTTTCCAGTGCGCAAGGCGCGCTCGACACGCGACGTAGCGTTGCCCGACGGCGTGGGCGACGATGCCTATCTGACCACGCTCGCCGAAACGCTGCTGCCGCTGGTCGACGATTTCACGCCCGATCTGATCCTCTACCAGGCCGGCGTCGATCCGTTCGAAGGCGACCGGCTGGGGCGGCTGGCGCTGACCCGCGACGGGCTGGTGCGGCGCGACCGGTGGATCGCGCAAACCTTCGCGCGGCGCGCGATCCCGCTGGCGAGCGCGCTCGGCGGCGGATATGGTAGCGATGCGCTAGAGGTCGCGCATCGCCACGTCGCGTCGATCCTCACCCTTGGCGCTGCCTACGCCGCCGCCATTCCGGAGCCTGCATGA
- a CDS encoding hydrolase — protein sequence MTLSASETTLVETARAAPMLAQVEAWVAVNSGTGNLAGVGAMAQLLADAFAVLPGELALRDPDPVERVDPGGTLRAIEHGRHLHLAVRPQAPVQMLFTGHMDTVYPADHPFQTARWMDDGSLNAPGGADMKGGLSLMLAALKAVEASPLAARFGYEVVINSDEETGSLSSAALLAKAARGKVAALTYEPALPDGTLAGARGGTGNFAVTVRGRSAHAGRNPEDGRNAIVAAADLALRLDAARRPGLSVNPARIDGGGPNNVVPDLAVLRVNFRPGDSAAIAEAQAALDAAIAAVAAQHDVHIAAHGSFNRPPKPIDPGAQRLFAVVEAAGADLDIPVAWRATGGVCDGNNIAASGVPVVDTMGARGGAIHSADEFLIPDSLPERAALSALTIARIIEKGHP from the coding sequence ATGACGCTTTCCGCCTCCGAAACCACACTTGTCGAAACCGCTCGCGCCGCGCCGATGCTGGCCCAGGTCGAGGCGTGGGTCGCGGTCAATTCGGGGACCGGCAACCTGGCTGGCGTCGGTGCGATGGCGCAGCTGCTCGCCGATGCGTTCGCGGTGCTGCCGGGGGAGCTCGCGCTGCGCGATCCGGATCCGGTCGAGCGCGTCGATCCTGGCGGCACGCTGCGCGCGATAGAGCATGGGCGTCACCTGCACCTGGCGGTGCGCCCGCAGGCGCCGGTGCAGATGCTGTTCACCGGGCACATGGACACCGTCTATCCCGCCGATCACCCGTTCCAGACGGCGCGCTGGATGGACGACGGCAGCCTCAACGCGCCGGGCGGCGCCGACATGAAGGGTGGCCTCTCGCTGATGCTCGCCGCGCTGAAGGCCGTCGAGGCAAGCCCGCTCGCCGCGCGGTTCGGCTATGAGGTTGTCATCAATTCGGACGAGGAGACCGGGTCGCTGTCCTCGGCGGCGCTGCTGGCGAAGGCGGCACGCGGCAAGGTCGCGGCGCTCACCTACGAACCCGCTCTGCCCGACGGTACGCTGGCGGGCGCGCGCGGCGGCACCGGCAATTTCGCGGTGACGGTCCGCGGCCGCAGCGCGCATGCCGGGCGCAATCCCGAGGACGGGCGCAACGCAATCGTCGCCGCCGCCGACCTTGCCCTACGGCTCGATGCAGCGCGGCGTCCCGGCCTGTCGGTCAACCCGGCGCGGATCGACGGCGGCGGACCGAACAACGTCGTGCCCGACCTGGCCGTGCTGCGCGTCAACTTCCGTCCAGGCGATTCCGCCGCCATCGCTGAGGCGCAGGCCGCGCTGGACGCCGCGATCGCCGCAGTCGCCGCGCAGCACGATGTCCACATCGCCGCGCATGGCAGCTTCAATCGCCCGCCCAAGCCGATCGACCCGGGCGCGCAGCGGCTGTTCGCGGTGGTCGAGGCGGCGGGAGCTGACCTCGACATCCCGGTGGCATGGCGCGCGACCGGCGGGGTGTGCGACGGCAACAACATCGCCGCCAGCGGCGTTCCGGTCGTCGACACGATGGGCGCGCGCGGCGGGGCGATCCACTCGGCAGACGAATTCCTCATCCCCGACAGCCTGCCCGAACGCGCCGCGCTGTCCGCGCTGACCATCGCGCGCATCATCGAAAAGGGACATCCATGA